The following coding sequences lie in one Myxococcales bacterium genomic window:
- a CDS encoding transketolase family protein translates to MTNQRPKASRQAFGEALLDLGARYPKIVVLDADLSKSTKSELFAKTYPQRFFEMGIAEQNMLGVAAGLALDGKQAFCCSFACFLAGRFETIKISVAYNRANVVMVGTHAGVGIGPDGYSQMGLEDIALMRTLHGVEVFQPADEIETHAIMEYLCTRPGPAYLRLTRQDLKPIHGSDYRFAPGKLDVLRPGKDVLLFASGGPVMHALDASQRLAASGVDIGVINVPSIKPLDTQNVCQLAKDASLCVSIEDHTIMGGMGGALAEILSSQGISRLHRHGIPDVFGESGSPEDLYRKFRLDAEGIYSVVHEAMRNAQT, encoded by the coding sequence ATGACAAACCAACGACCCAAAGCAAGCCGCCAAGCATTTGGCGAAGCACTTCTCGATTTGGGCGCACGCTACCCCAAGATCGTCGTACTTGACGCTGATTTGTCGAAATCCACAAAGAGCGAGCTTTTCGCAAAGACATATCCCCAGCGATTTTTTGAGATGGGCATTGCTGAACAGAACATGCTTGGGGTTGCGGCAGGCCTCGCGTTGGATGGCAAGCAAGCCTTTTGTTGTTCTTTTGCATGTTTTCTTGCGGGACGTTTTGAAACCATCAAAATTTCTGTCGCGTACAATCGGGCCAACGTGGTCATGGTTGGGACCCATGCGGGGGTGGGTATAGGGCCGGATGGGTACTCTCAGATGGGGCTAGAAGACATCGCTCTCATGCGTACTCTGCACGGCGTGGAGGTATTTCAACCGGCGGACGAGATCGAGACCCACGCCATCATGGAGTATCTGTGCACACGTCCCGGCCCCGCGTACCTGCGCTTGACGCGGCAAGATCTCAAGCCCATTCACGGCTCAGATTATCGGTTCGCACCGGGAAAGCTGGATGTGCTGCGTCCGGGCAAAGACGTATTGCTATTTGCTTCAGGCGGGCCTGTCATGCATGCGCTGGATGCGAGTCAGCGCTTGGCGGCCTCTGGCGTTGATATCGGCGTCATCAATGTACCCTCGATCAAGCCGCTCGATACGCAGAACGTTTGCCAACTCGCAAAAGATGCTTCGCTGTGTGTCTCGATAGAGGATCATACCATCATGGGCGGCATGGGAGGCGCGCTTGCGGAAATCCTGTCAAGTCAGGGCATATCCCGGCTTCATCGCCATGGCATCCCCGACGTGTTTGGGGAAAGTGGCTCACCCGAGGATTTGTACCGAAAATTCCGACTGGACGCCGAGGGCATCTATAGTGTTGTCCATGAAGCTATGCGCAATGCGCAGACATAG
- a CDS encoding transketolase has protein sequence MTSSLSDRVAHLTSLCASLRADIVTMIAKAGSGHPGGSLSAVDAIATLYAYVLRHSPKNPHWPDRDRFILSKGHGVPALYAVLAHFGYFEKSELSSLRTLGSRLQGHPVVGTVPGIEACTGSLGQGLSVAQGMALGGILDQKSFNVYCMLGDGEIQEGQIWEAAMSAAKYKSENLIAILDRNRGQIDGFTKDVMPLEPLVDKWTAFGWQVKSVDGHDYAQLLDSFAWAQQRAGSPKLIVANTVKGKGVSFMENDMDWHGAAPNKEQLAKALIELGARPE, from the coding sequence ATGACCTCGTCTTTGTCTGATCGCGTCGCTCATCTCACCTCTCTCTGCGCATCGCTCCGTGCCGACATTGTAACAATGATCGCCAAGGCGGGAAGCGGTCACCCGGGCGGATCGCTAAGTGCGGTAGATGCCATCGCTACCCTATATGCTTATGTGCTTCGTCATTCACCGAAGAATCCACATTGGCCGGATCGGGATCGCTTTATTCTTTCAAAAGGACATGGCGTGCCCGCTTTATATGCAGTCCTTGCTCATTTTGGGTACTTTGAGAAGAGCGAATTGTCATCCCTGAGAACGTTGGGATCGCGACTGCAAGGACATCCAGTCGTAGGCACAGTGCCGGGCATTGAGGCCTGTACCGGTTCCTTGGGGCAGGGACTATCGGTGGCGCAAGGTATGGCGCTCGGAGGAATACTCGATCAGAAATCGTTCAATGTTTATTGCATGCTGGGGGACGGTGAGATCCAAGAGGGCCAAATCTGGGAAGCCGCCATGAGCGCCGCCAAATATAAAAGTGAGAATCTCATCGCCATTCTCGATCGCAACCGCGGTCAAATCGACGGGTTTACCAAAGATGTGATGCCACTCGAACCACTCGTGGACAAATGGACTGCGTTTGGCTGGCAGGTCAAGTCAGTCGATGGCCATGACTATGCCCAACTCTTGGACAGCTTTGCATGGGCCCAACAACGCGCTGGGTCTCCCAAGCTAATCGTGGCGAACACGGTGAAGGGTAAAGGTGTGTCTTTCATGGAAAACGACATGGACTGGCATGGAGCTGCGCCCAACAAGGAACAGTTGGCTAAGGCACTTATCGAGCTAGGGGCCCGCCCGGAATGA